ATCTTATCGTCGAGCTTCTTCTAAGAGATCCTAGAACGAAATCTTATGAGCAGGCAAAAGCGGTTGTTCAAGAGATATTCGATTCGGAAGGATGGAGCAGATAGAAGACGTGTCGTTTTTTTTGAACCGGGAAGGACTCCAATAATTTGCTTTGTGAATCCCATCGTCAATCAACTGCTTTTTCAGTGAAGCAGCGAAACGATTCTTCGAAATCGGAAAAATCACGAACTCCGTGGAGTGAAGAATTGTGACGGCTAAAATGCGGTGCCCCTGGGCTGAAGTGGATGACTTATACATCAAATACCACGATACTGAGTGGGGTGTTCCTGTTCATGAAGACAAGAAGTGGTTTGAGTTTCTTGTTCTGGAAGGAGCTCAGGCCGGTCTCAGTTGGCTCACAGTGCTGAAAAAGAGAGAAAGTTACAGGGGGGCCTTTGCAGGCTTTGACCCTCGTATTGTTGCAAAGTTTGATGAGAATGAAATTGAGAAACTAATGGCAGATTCCGGAATAATCAGAAATCGAAGAAAGTTAGAATCGGCTATTAACAACGCAAGGGAATTCCTTCAAATTGAAGTGGAATTTGGCTCATTCGATAGATTCATCTGGAGTTTTGTTGATTACAAGCAGGTAGTGAATTCCTGGACTAGTCTCTCAGAAATCCCAGCTGTTAGTAAAAAAGCTCATCAGATCTCTCACGCTCTAAAAGAGAAGGGCTTTAGTTTTGTTGGACCAACAATCGTCTATGCCTTAATGCAGGCAGCCGGCTTAGTGAACGATCATCTTGTATACTGCTTCAGGTATACAGAAGTCTAAATGTGGATTGAGAATTCTCATCTTCCTTCATTATTTGATGATATAATATCTCTTGCTTAAGTAGATAGCTACGTGGGGTGGTCCAGATGAGCTGGCTTCATACAGGAGAGATTTTTGCCCTAATAGACTTGCTTGATTCCAGAAATGGTTCTTACGAAGAGAAAGCGATCAGAATCTTTGATTCGCCGCTTGCAAAGATGTTTGGGCAGTTCCGCATTCGTGATTCAGAGGTAGAAGAATGTCTGATTGCTGCTTTTTCTGGAAGAGAGGATCTTTCTGGTCTTTCTAAGGACTGCACGGAGCTGATCTACTATGTCGAGAAGATCAGAGAGAGGGAACCTGAGCTAAGAGCCTTCTTTGATCTTATCAAGAGAGATGAAGAACAGATCAGATCAAAGGCTATCTCAATGGCCGAACAGTATCTTCCAAAGGGGGTATCGTTCGGAGGGCTGAATGTCTACTTCATTCCAATGCCATACAATGCCAATGCAGATCACAGAGGCGTTTACTTCGATCCGGTTTTTGCTCTTGATGTTGGCATAGAGGCTATCGAAGAAGTAATGGCTCATGAAGCTCATCACATAGCAAGAAATTCTATTACCAGAGAAAGACTCGAGTTTGACGAGACACCTCTTGACCAATTAGCTTACAGATTTGTAAGTATGGAGTGCGAAGGAATCGCGAATCTTGTGAGTGATGCGTCAAAGATTCCTGCGATGGAACGCGTTGCACTATCTAGAGCAAAGATTATGGGAGAGTTTGAGAAGCATCTTGAAATGCTTCAGGAGGTCTTTCTTAATCTCGCACAGAATAACATCTCCGATAACGAGGCCGGTTTGATAATGCAGAGAAGCTGGTTCAGCATCGGAAATCTTGCTCCGGTAGGAATGAAAATGGCTACGGAAATTGAGAAAGAGCTGGGTAGGGAACGACTTATTTCGGTTGTTGGTGATACTGTTGCCTTTCTGAAAACCTACCAGGAGGTAGCATTGAAGAAATCCTACTACCTCCTGGAAGAGGATACCTTTCTTTTATTAGGTAGACTTCTTGGAATTTAGTTTGCTTGAAGCTTCGAAGCAAAAGCCTTTCCGAATTCTCTGCAGTCGTTAAGGCTGAGATCATCTGGTGACCAAAGTTTCTTCAAACCGGGTTGTATGATCTCAAATCCCGCTTCTTCCACCATTTTGCCCAGAACATCTATTGACTCACCGCTCCAACCGTATGTACCGAACACAGCCGCTTTCTTGTTCTTAAAAGCTAGACCTTTCACTTCATGAAGCATGCCTGACAGAGGTGCGAGAATTCCCTTGTTCACGGTTGGAGAGCCAAACAGAACGGCCTTTGACCTAAATATCTCTGTCACAATGTCGTTCTTGTCCATCTTTCCCGCGTTGTATAGTTTGACTGGAGTGCCGATGCTCGCTTTGCCAATGCCTTCAGCAATAGCTTCGGCCATCTTTCTAGTGCCTTCCCACATTGTATCGTAGACAATGGTGACTTGGTCTTCCTGGTAATTGTTTGCCCATTTCATGTAATTCTCCACTATTTGGACTGGATCTTTTCTCCAGATTACTCCGTGACTTGGGCAGATCATGTTAAGTGGGAGATTGAAGGACAGGACTTCTTCTATCTTTTTTACAACGAGCCTGCTGAAAGGAGTGAGAATATTAGCGTAATACTTGATCGCTTCCTGATAAAGTTCGGCCTGGTCTACAAGATCGTTATATAGGAGTTCCGTGGCATAGTGTTGCCCAAA
This sequence is a window from Mesotoga infera. Protein-coding genes within it:
- a CDS encoding DNA-3-methyladenine glycosylase I; its protein translation is MRCPWAEVDDLYIKYHDTEWGVPVHEDKKWFEFLVLEGAQAGLSWLTVLKKRESYRGAFAGFDPRIVAKFDENEIEKLMADSGIIRNRRKLESAINNAREFLQIEVEFGSFDRFIWSFVDYKQVVNSWTSLSEIPAVSKKAHQISHALKEKGFSFVGPTIVYALMQAAGLVNDHLVYCFRYTEV
- a CDS encoding anaerobic nitric oxide reductase flavorubredoxin, which gives rise to MGRKITDSVTWVGKIDWELKKFHGEDYSTHRGSSYNSYLIRDEKTALIDTVWAPFAEEFVEDLKRVENLAEIDYVIANHGEIDHSGGLTALMREIPNIPIYCTENAKKSLRGQFHEDWNFVTVKTGDTLRLGKKTLTFVEAPMLHWPDSMFEYLDGDAILFSNDAFGQHYATELLYNDLVDQAELYQEAIKYYANILTPFSRLVVKKIEEVLSFNLPLNMICPSHGVIWRKDPVQIVENYMKWANNYQEDQVTIVYDTMWEGTRKMAEAIAEGIGKASIGTPVKLYNAGKMDKNDIVTEIFRSKAVLFGSPTVNKGILAPLSGMLHEVKGLAFKNKKAAVFGTYGWSGESIDVLGKMVEEAGFEIIQPGLKKLWSPDDLSLNDCREFGKAFASKLQAN